The genomic stretch NNNNNNNNNNNNNNNNNNNNNNNNNNNNNNNNNNNNNNNNNNNNNNNNNNNNNNNNNNNNNNNNNNNNNNNNNNNNNNNNNNNNNNNNNNNNNNNNNNNNNNNNNNNNNNNNNNNNNNNNNNNNNNNNNNNNNNNNNNNNNNNNNNNNNNNNNNNNNNNNNNNNNNNNNNNNNNNNNNNNNNNNNNNNNNNNNNNNNNNNNNNNNNNNNNNNNNNNNNNNNNNNNNNNNNNNNNNNNNNNNNNNNNNNNNNNNNNNNNNNNNNNNNNNNNNNNNNNNNNNNNNNNNNNNNNNNNNNNNNNNNNNNNNNNNNNNNNNNNNNNNNNNNNNNNNNNNNNNNNNNNNNNNNNNNNNNNNNNNNNNNNNNNNNNNNNNNNNNNNNNNNNNNNNNNNNNNNNNNNNNNNNNNNNNNNNNNNNNNNNNNNNNNNNNNNNNNNNNNNNNNNNNNNNNNNNNNNNNNNNNNNNNNNNNNNNNNNNNNNNNNNNNNNNNNNNNNNNNNNNNNNNNNNNNNNNNNNNNNNNNNNNNNNNNNNNNNNNNNNNNNNNNNNNNNNNNNNNNNNNNNNNNNNNNNNNNNNNNNNNNNNNNNNNNNNNNNNNNNNNNNNNNNNNNNNNNNNNNNNNNNNNNNNNNNNNNNNNNNNNNNNNNNNNNNNNNNNNNNNNNNNNNNNNNNNNNNNNNNNNNNNNNNNNNNNNNNNNNNNNNNNNNNNNNNNNNNNNNNNNNNNNNNNNNNNNNNNNNNNNNNNNNNNNNNNNNNNNNNNNNNNNNNNNNNNNNNNNNNNNNNNNNNNNNNNNNNNNNNNNNNNNNNNNNNNNNNNNNNNNNNNNNNNNNNNNNNNNNNNNNNNNNNNNNNNNNNNNNNNNNNNNNNNNNNNNNNNNNNNNNNNNNNNNNNNNNNNNNNNNNNNNNNNNNNNNNNNNNNNNNNNNNNNNNNNNNNNNNNNNNNNNNNNNNNNNNNNNNNNNNNNNNNNNNNNNNNNNNNNNNNNNNNNNNNNNNNNNNNNNNNNNNNNNNNNNNNNNNNNNNNNNNNNNNNNNNNNNNNNNNNNNNNNNNNNNNNNNNNNNNNNNNNNNNNNNNNNNNNNNNNNNNNNNNNNNNNNNNNNNNNNNNNNNNNNNNNNNNNNNNNNNNNNNNNNNNNNNNNNNNNNNNNNNNNNNNNNNNNNNNNNNNNNNNNNNNNNNNNNNNNNNNNNNNNNNNNNNNNNNNNNNNNNNNNNNNNNNNNNNNNNNNNNNNNNNNNNNNNNNNNNNNNNNNNNNNNNNNNNNNNNNNNNNNNNNNNNNNNNNNNNNNNNNNNNNNNNNNNNNNNNNNNNNNNNNNNNNNNNNNNNNNNNNNNNNNNNNNNNNNNNNNNNNNNNNNNNNNNNNNNNNNNNNNNNNNNNNNNNNNNNNNNNNNNNNNNNNNNNNNNNNNNNNNNNNNNNNNNNNNNNNNNNNNNNNNNNNNNNNNNNNNNNNNNNNNNNNNNNNNNNNNNNNNNNNNNNNNNNNNNNNNNNNNNNNNNNNNNNNNNNNNNNNNNNNNNNNNNNNNNNNNNNNNNNNNNNNNNNNNNNNNNNNNNNNNNNNNNNNNNNNNNNNNNNNNNNNNNNNNNNNNNNNNNNNNNNNNNNNNNNNNNNNNNNNNNNNNNNNNNNNNNNNNNNNNNNNNNNNNNNNNNNNNNNNNNNNNNNNNNNNNNNNNNNNNNNNNNNNNNNNNNNNNNNNNNNNNNNNNNNNNNNNNNNNNNNNNNNNNNNNNNNNNNNNNNNNNNNNNNNNNNNNNNNNNNNNNNNNNNNNNNNNNNNNNNNNNNNNNNNNNNNNNNNNNNNNNNNNNNNNNNNNNNNNNNNNNNNNNNNNNNNNNNNNNNNNNNNNNNNNNNNNNNNNNNNNNNNNNNNNNNNNNNNNNNNNNNNNNNNNNNNNNNNNNNNNNNNNNNNNNNNNNNNNNNNNNNNNNNNNNNNNNNNNNNNNNNNNNNNNNNNNNNNNNNNNNNNNNNNNNNNNNNNNNNNNNNNNNNNNNNNNNNNNNNNNNNNNNNNNNNNNNNNNNNNNNNNNNNNNNNNNNNNNNNNNNNNNNNNNNNNNNNNNNNNNNNNNNNNNNNNNNNNNNNNNNNNNNNNNNNNNNNNNNNNNNNNNNNNNNNNNNNNNNNNNNNNNNNNNNNNNNNNNNNNNNNNNNNNNNNNNNNNNNNNNNNNNNNNNNNNNNNNNNNNNNNNNNNNNNNNNNNNNNNNNNNNNNNNNNNNNNNNNNNNNNNNNNNNNNNNNNNNNNNNNNNNNNNNNNNNNNNNNNNNNNNNNNNNNNNNNNNNNNNNNNNNNNNNNNNNNNNNNNNNNNNNNNNNNNNNNNNNNNNNNNNNNNNNNNNNNNNNNNNNNNNNNNNNNNNNNNNNNNNNNNNNNNNNNNNNNNNNNNNNNNNNNNNNNNNNNNNNNNNNNNNNNNNNNNNNNNNNNNNNNNNNNNNNNNNNNNNNNNNNNNNNNNNNNNNNNNNNNNNNNNNNNNNNNNNNNNNNNNNNNNNNNNNNNNNNNNNNNNNNNNNNNNNNNNNNNNNNNNNNNNNNNNNNNNNNNNNNNNNNNNNNNNNNNNNNNNNNNNNNNNNNNNNNNNNNNNNNNNNNNNNNNNNNNNNNNNNNNNNNNNNNNNNNNNNNNNNNNNNNNNNNNNNNNNNNNNNNNNNNNNNNNNNNNNNNNNNNNNNNNNNNNNNNNNNNNNNNNNNNNNNNNNNNNNNNNNNNNNNNNNNNNNNNNNNNNNNNNNNNNNNNNNNNNNNNNNNNNNNNNNNNNNNNNNNNNNNNNNNNNNNNNNNNNNNNNNNNNNNNNNNNNNNNNNNNNNNNNNNNNNNNNNNNNNNNNNNNNNNNNNNNNNNNNNNNNNNNAATCTCTCGCATTCTATTTAccttattattaatttttgaattagtaTTATTTAGCCCCAATATAAAACTGTGTACCATCAAAATAAATTGTACAGCACCATATGCTTTTTGTACTTTCATAAATTGAGACAGGCCGGTTGCTTTATTTGATAAATTTGTTCTATGAGAAACAGTACAAATGATCTAAGACTTGAgattttattctttgtttaacAAATTCGAAGTTTAAAGTGTATTCTAAGAGTGTTTAAGCATGACTTCGATCTATGTGTGTTTTGAGTTTGAAGTGGTGGGATTTGATGATCACTGGTCCAATTTTTTTGCTACATTCACTTGTTAATTGGATGGAAAAACTATATGGGGAATGCAGCCAGGGCAACAGATGCCCTATTCAATTGATGATAGGTGATTGGATAGCtgaaaatttatttggataTATAGGTGACTCTCATATATTCTCTCGTAATTATTGctcaaattgttaaaaattCCAATCCTTACAGttttaggaaaaacaaaaaaacaaaagcatattCATCTATACACATACAAGACCCTTGAAATCTTGGATTTGCCAGTTTGGTATTTGTGAAAAAGAACTCCCCATAGgagaacataaaaataatttctacaATTTAGAACAAGAATTTCATAAGAATGTTGTATGTCATTCTCTAATGCTCTAAGCAAAGAATATATATGAAGAAGCATAAAAACATAGCCCCAAAAGAAGGCAAGCCCCTTCATATCTCGATCTACATATCTATCTATGAAGTGGACTGTTTTATTGTTTACAGAAAATGAGGCCAGAGCCTAGAGCAAAGCAATTCTACAAAAAGCACCAAcctttcaaacaaaagaaaacacaaaatgaaGAGCATTTCAAAGATCCAAGAAGGTCAAGGAACATTTAAACATGGATGGACTGAAAAccatgaaaacaaaaatctcaacaCCCTCCAAAGGTCTGTTGTTTAGCACATTCCAACAAAGAACATTGAGCATAACAACAATGGTCACCATGCAATAGTTGCCTCAAACCCTCCAATTGAACAATTTAAGAACTAGGGTTGAAAATAATGTCACTATTCTCAGCTCAGTTCAACTTTCTTTCATCTATGCGTTCTATATTCCATTTCATTGTTATCCGAGGGTAGTTTTCTACAGATGATGGAAGCGGATAACCATAAACATGAAAACCAAATATGTTTAAAAAGGATTTGATTTCAGACATATATTTAGATTAATTTACTATTGAGTTTCACATGATGTTTGTGAGTAGTCAGGAGATAAAGACAAGAAATAAACAGGTATATATGGTTTTACTATGATCATAAGTTCCTATTTTGTTGTACCTTATGCACCACTGGAAATATCAATTGAGCCAGTATTAtctaaatattttctattaactAATTAACTTCCATAAAACAGGTCTCTACTTCGTTACAAGCCATTCTTGCTTCATTTTATGTCTCAAATCAGATCAGTAATTTAGTCAAAGGTTCAAATATCAGCTAAGATTAAGGGCCTATTTGATTTGCGGAATAGATCTCTGAAATGGAagtaattcttttgtttggtaagggcttattcctaagaatagttattttctTGAGAATCACTAATCCCTTATACACCGGGATAGTTATTCTTCTAAAACAtataataacaatttttttcaaaatgtttatttaaccctaaaatttactttttattaaaaaaaaaagaaaaaggaaaacatagAATTTAAGGGGTTGCCGGCCACCCCTGCAATTCTAGGttttcccatttttattttattctttcaatatgagcttttttattttattttatttttttattttaagaagagggatttttggtaattttggtttGACTCCAACTAGAATAAatatgttgttaccaaactaaagaatatgaataactatttcattccaCTTTCTTCTATTCTTGGTTATACCAATTCATTTTTCTAACGGAATACTAGTCAATGCAAACCAAACGAGCTCTAAATGTACCAACTCCTTGTTTTTAGTCCTTAACCATTGCTGCATATATGGCAGATAAGAACTTTAAGCAATGAAGTTTAACTACTGAAAAACTGCTCACCTTGACATCAAGGTTGCCGTTTTTATGGCATTCCAGTACTTTCACCATTCTTGTTCAAGCTCTTATTTCAGATAAACAAATACCTACAAAGTAAGATGGGTAAAGAACATATTTTGTCATGGCAACGAGCCTATGGTTGTGTTGTAGGGATAATCAGTATCTCAGGAGACCTTTGGCAACAAACAGGAGACAAACATCCTAGCTGAGCAACAAATAGGTTTTCCCACAACTTGGTACAGTAAACCAATGTGTAGCAAAGATATTGCACCAACATCAGAGGCACAAACAATAGAATTCAGAACACTGCCATTGAGGGTCAACTTCAAACGTCAAATTTACTATTGAAAAATATGAGACctgaaatcaaacaaaaaaatctccgTGGTGAACAATCGTAAGTATAAAATTGTATCCAGTGAACTTGATCATCTGTCCttatgcaaaaaaaaagaagaccatCTATCTTATAGGCCATCATGGAGTAATCAGACCGTATCGACCTTACAAGAGAGCCCCAGCTTAATTATGATGCCGTGAGGTTGAGTGAGAAAGGTCTTGTGTGTCTTAAAAACTTACatataaaacacacacacacacacatatatatatatagacacacacgcACGGACAAATGGTTTATGGACTCCAAGTGATTAATCAAACTTCTTTTCTTATtgtcaagaaaaataattaaatttctgACAGTCGCCTTCAGAGGAAAATCAATTTATTAGGTGATCTATGATCAGAAGATCAGTTGACTACAGATCAGCCATGGCAGTGGGTAGGTATTGGATATCTCTGATACAAGAACATCAATGGTTTTTCATTTCCGGCTAGGCCATACATACCCCCAGGGAAGAAAGCCTAGGGGGCACATTAATTAAAAGGATACATAGCACATATGGCTGAGCTATACATGCCCCAAGGGAGATAGCAAGAATATTCAAGCTACACTCAATTTTCCCACACACACCATAGGGATTAACACAATAAGAACTCCAATAAGAACTCCAGCTGCTTTGAGAGCATCAAATGAATGGCACGCGTGTATAAACATATATTCTTACTAGTGTTCCACCCCTTAAGATAAATCATGGAATGTGCATGGACTTGTGAGGTTTGAAATTTATAATATCTTGCTGCAAAAATTCCATAATATGCGAGAATGGAGGGCATTTCCAGGGCTCGCTGCAGCATAATCCAGGAGATCATTAGAGAGAGAGCTGCCTCAATCAAGGCAGCCACTTCACAATTTACAGTATTTGGAATCTCAAGCCTTGCACCCTTAAAACCAACAGCTCGTACAACCTGCAACAATGATATATCATATTTGACAAGCTCTATCTACATATACTGGAAATGTAGCTATGGCCACCTATGAAATCAATGAATTCTGAGGATGAGTTAAAAATTTAGTGCTCAAAACTTACCATACACTATGATAAGAAATACAagtaactgaattttttttcttgctggTAATTGAAAAGGAAAGTGTGACTAAGAGTTAATCCATGAAGGCTTGCAGTGAAGTATGAATTAATAGCACGCATGAATAAAGCCATCTAACCTGAAGACAATTGATGCCATACCAAATATCTGTATTTTCAAAATGTAAAGGTTAATCCGCATGTGTCCCAAAGCGACgtccattttttatttggaaaaaaaatatatatatatatataggtgactTGGACAAGCAGATCATCAATTTAGCCCATCATAACTGATTGATGGGGCTTACCATGTATTTGAATCCAAGGCCGTTGCAGGGGTCACAAGTTCCCAtaaaactaccaccaaagctGTAAACTTCAGGCTTCTCATCAGATGGCTTGTTACAGAGAATTTTGGTGCCATCCACCCGAGctaatgaaaagaaataaaaagggtCAGTTTTATATCTGGAATATCCAACGCTTTCTCTAAAGAGAAACAATTACAGGAAAATGATAGAAACAATTTCTAAGTTTGAAGAGAACTTCCAATCCAGACGTTTTAGATGAAAAAAACGAGTTTGCCTTCGAGCGGGGAAGGCCAAAGTCACAAACCTGGATAATCAAATATGTCAAATTTCAATAAAGAAAGCAAATACAAATTATTCCACCCCCAGATCTgcaatgtaataataataaataaacaatcaaGTTATGTATTTATGAAAGAAGATGATCACTAGAGGAAGGGTTCACCCATCCAGCACAACAGAGAATCTAGGATGCAAAAGTGGATAGAAAGTTTAAACAATATGAAATTATTGAAAAGATACTCAacagataaaataaaaaagaaaggagaaaatagCAATATTCCTGCCTATTAGCAGTCAGTTTACAACCATAAATGATGTAAATGGTTCATCGAATAAAACCCTGTCAGATAAGTTCAAAGTACAAGTAATATAAACCACCAAAGATAACAAGAACCTTACTACCATGTTACTAATCCAAAGTAATCTACAAGCCTTCTGATTGCTTTCACTATTTTAACATATGATGTTTCTTTCCAATTAAATTACGCTCATGGAGCCATTTGAAGCTGATTGCAAATTAGCCCAAAGAAACAAGCAACTAAGAAAGCacatttatttgtaaaaatgaATTTGTCATATGTCTGACACAATGAGTATGAAGAGTTACCTTTATTGTATATGTAGCATCTACCAAAAGATTTGGAGAATTCAGGTCTTGAAGAACAATAGGAGGTCTAAGTTGATGAAGATAAGTCATGGCTGATGTGATGATGATGGCACCTACTTTTTGCCAACAATTAATCCAAAGATGACCCTTTAAAGAGCTTAAATAGAATATTAACTGCAAAGACATACCGCATCATAAGCCATATGTAAGCAACACGTCTCATCCAAAATCACTCTAGCACTAGGCATACATTCGAAGCAACAATTATGTTCAGTGACATATAAAACTGATTTTCCAGATTGAACTACCAGCTAACACGGAAAAGAATTAGGAtattctaaataattttttgcatGGAATCTTGATACCTTAATAAATATTCTATAACTATAGACAAATTTGGGAGCTGAGTAGCACCCCTAAAGAGAACAATATTGGGATCTTGCAAATGTTTCATGATTGCAACCTAACAAGCAAAATTGATgcagtgaaaacatttttcgatgaacaatatgagaattttgacaacATCTTGAGATATCACAACCTTAGTAGTAATAAAATGGATTTGTTGCAGGCACTTAAATCATGACGAAAAGTTAACATGTTTTAGCATGGCGACACCAGCCAAAgagatgacaaaaaaaaattgaaactgtAAATGAACATTTATCACAATCATTGAtctttaaaataaaaggaaaaaaaaataaagatgaacCACAAAAATACAACTGACAGAACCACAGATATTGGACCAAGAAAACACAAtaccaaaatataaatgaataCTTATgtaataaaggaaaagaaaatgcttaTTGAACTGCGCCACTTAGCATGATAAAAAAGTTCCAAAAGAACCTAAAAAGCAGTGGTAATCCTTCTTGCATAGTctctcaaaatattttacattgatATACGTNNNNNNNNNNNNNNNNNNNNNNNNNNNNNNNNNNNNNNNNNNNNNNNNNNNNNNNNNNNNNNNNNNNNNNNNNNNNNNNNNNNNNNNNNNNNNNNNNNNNAAAGAAGTGCCTTCCATAAAATGGAATGTTAGCCTTAGTTGGTTTCTGATGATAATATGCATACTTTGTACATGTAGTGGTTTTGTTTTCCCCGACCCTGAATTTGTTTTACAAACAAACAGAGGTgcaaataagaaaaatgattatATGTGAGAGATTGTATGAGACAATAGCTGAATGATCCAATAAGCATGAAAACAATCTGATAAATAACGTACCCTGTAAACCTACAACCTACAAACATAACAACACTCGTCTTCCCTTTCTTTGGAGTGAAAGAAGGCTTCCCAGTTCCCAGGATCCAGCATTTTGCAGAGTTCGTCAAAATTTGTTTTACAAACACattccttttttactttttagcgCGAtgatttgttttactttttacaaACACATTCCTTGCTGGATGATCTTGTGCTTGTTGGGGCCGGCGGCGAGGTGGTCGAAGTTGACGATGTCCTTGATGTTGGTCTGCATGTCGCGGACGAGACTGAATTCCACATCGGGCTGAAGAAGGGCCCGCGTGATCTCGTTGAGGACCCTTTCTTCGAATACGGTCGCATTTCGCATCTGCATGAGAGCACGCGATGAGATGAGAAATTCCGGTGCGATTAAGAGATAAGACACAGGAGAATAAAGGTTGATGATGCTTAAATACGTTTGCTACAGTATGGGCTTCGATGGGCCAGAGACTAAACTAAAGCCCAGACATTAAACAcataattaaatcacaaaacACCAATGAGGTTTTTCCACCTCCTCAGTTATGTTTTTCCACTGCCTCGCCTCTGTACGGCTCTTACCGCGGGAGGAGGGAGAAACCTTATTTTCTCCCTCCTCTCCTCTGTCGTCagttctccttttttttctttccttttttttgtttttttgttttttttcctgaattagCCTTTAACCGAAACTTCAAATGGTGTGAGATAGAATTAGAGGGATGGACGTCCATCGTGGTGGTCAATAGTTTGATACGAAATTATGTTGAACATCTTGTATGATTAATGTTAGCTTTGAAACTTATGAAAATGTTTGTGCTTATCTTTTCTTATTAGACTTAATTTGGACATTGTGATAGGCTTTACAATTTATGTCGTTTacaaaaatggattttttttttttttttttttttgggggaaggttcttgttttctctattttttttcggattcaaaatctttataaaagaaaactcaTCCTTAATTGTCGTAATATCTTTGAAATAACATTATTTCAAAACGGGCTAAATTCCAACTTTCCtaaataaccatttattttgattttaaaaaatatccaAACTTAATTCTGTAAAAAGCCCGTTAAAGTTTTTAGAGGCCCATTAGGGCCAATCTTTGAAAACtcttattttgttgggccaaagcTTATTTCTAAGTCCAAAAAGATTTTTCCTAAATGCTTATGAGCCCAGATCCAAAAGTTTAGGCCCAATAAGTGTATGTAACATGCTTTCTATATGACATaataagcaaaaacaaaaaacaaaaaaaaacaagcccCAGCTTCATCGCTTTCTACCATTATTTTGTAGTACAAaagcatttaattaatatatgaaaaaaaaaaaaaaaaaa from Corylus avellana chromosome ca1, CavTom2PMs-1.0 encodes the following:
- the LOC132167969 gene encoding uncharacterized protein LOC132167969; this encodes MGTCDPCNGLGFKYMVVRAVGFKGARLEIPNTVNCEVAALIEAALSLMISWIMLQRALEMPSILAYYGIFAARYYKFQTSQVHAHSMIYLKGWNTSKNICLYTRAIHLMLSKQLEFLLEFLLC